Genomic window (Streptomyces sp. TG1A-60):
GGACGCCGTACGCGGCTGTGCCGTGTACCGCTGGCCGTGCTCCGCCATGCACCTCACGATGACCTGTTCCTGCAGGTCGTGGAGGCGTACGGCCGCGGCGTGCCGGAAGGACGCGGCCCCGGACAGCGGCCGTACGTCAGGCGGGCCGGGCGTGCCTACCGGCTCGCGGCCGGCCGCTCCCGGGAGGGAGCAGCCGGCCACGGCCAGCGCCGCGAGCATCGCGACCGTCAGCACCGTGGTGCGCGCGGTGCGTGCGGTACGTCGTGCGCGGGGCATGCCGGCGTGGTGGTTCACACGCACCAGTCGTTGGAGGCGACGTTGTGCCACCAGACGGTGTTGGCCAGGGTCGGGTTCGTCCGGCCGCGGTTGAGGACGTAGCTGGAACCGGTCTTGTTCAGTCCGGAGAAGATGCGGACGTTGCAGTTGTTGCCGTTGTTGTAGAGCGACTCGGCGTTGTTGAACTTGTTGTACTGGAGCAGGTTGTTGTTGTCGCCGTACACGGTCCCGGGGTCTCCCGCGCCGTAGGTGCCCAGGTACGCGCACAGCGCCCCGGAGGGACAGTCCGACCACGCGGCGTTCGCGGGGGCGGCCGTGGCCAGCGTGCCGACGGCGGCCAGGGCCAGACCACCGAGGGCGATGCCGCTCCGGACGAGCATCCGATGCATTCCGAGTTCCTCCACTCTGAGAAAGCACTGCTGAGAACCGCTGAGAGCCCGTTGGTGAGACCTCGTTGCCGAGACCGCACCGCGGAGAACTCCCCGCGACAGGGCCACCACCGGTGGCGCCCGTTCGCCAGCAGCCTCACTCAGGAAGCAGGCGTCCCATCAGTAGGGCCGAGTGGGACGGGACGCCGTGGGACGCGGACACCCCTCCCGCCTCACCCGTCGTATGCGTGCTGGCGCCAGTTCGGGACGCCTGAGACGGCGTTCGAGACGGCATGGGAGACGCCGGGCACATCGGAGGCGCACGGACAAGGCCCGTACGCCCGACGCCCGACACCCCCGCGCTCCGCCAGCAACCCGGCCGCGGCCACGGCCAACGCCCCCACAGCGACCCCCGCGGCGAACAACTTCACCGAGGCCGGGCGACGGTGGGCCCTCTCTCGCTGCCGTTGCCGCTGGTCGCCGTCGTCGGGGGAGGTGGTTCCCCCCGGGCTCCTCCATCAACAACAGACTCCCCGCCCCGGCCCCCACCGCCGAGGCGAACTGCTCGACGGCCTCCCGGGGCACCGGCTTCTTCCCGTTCAGAAACCGCTCCCAGGA
Coding sequences:
- a CDS encoding peptidase inhibitor family I36 protein; this encodes MHRMLVRSGIALGGLALAAVGTLATAAPANAAWSDCPSGALCAYLGTYGAGDPGTVYGDNNNLLQYNKFNNAESLYNNGNNCNVRIFSGLNKTGSSYVLNRGRTNPTLANTVWWHNVASNDWCV
- a CDS encoding helix-turn-helix transcriptional regulator, with protein sequence MSELIAVEMRRLKESSGLSFAKLAARTHYSRSSWERFLNGKKPVPREAVEQFASAVGAGAGSLLLMEEPGGNHLPRRRRPAATAAREGPPSPGLGEVVRRGGRCGGVGRGRGRVAGGARGCRASGVRALSVRLRCARRLPCRLERRLRRPELAPARIRRVRREGCPRPTASRPTRPY